The genome window GCGTAATAGTTGCCAATGAAATAATGCGTAGAGAAAAAGCGCACATCAAGAAAGCAGTTAATTAAAAAGGTGAAAAAGTCTAGAAGAGGAAGGGTAGGACAGCGTAAACTTTCGCGGCTGATAATAATCCATCTATGGTGACATATTCATTAGGGGCATGCGCTAGCTTCTCTATCCCGGCTCCGAATCCTAGGCAAGGAATACCTAAAGCCCTCTTCACCGGTACAGCATCAGTTGCGCCCAATAATATTTTTGGCTTTGGCTTGAAGTCTGTTGAAATTTCAATAGCTTTTCTTAGGCTCAGGGCGAAATCCGAGTCCCACTGCTCATAGTATCCGCTCTCTAAATTGATTATTTCCGCTTCAATACCTTTCGCCTTAAATTCCTCATTCAATTTACAGATTTTTTCTATAACTTCTTCTAAACTGATACCAGGCGTCACTCTTATATCGAATGAGGCTTCAGCGTAATCTGGTATGACATTAATTTTTATTCCACCGCTAATCATTGTTAGGCTTACTATTGGATAATGAAAAGATCTCTTTACAGCCTCTCTCTGCTCGCTTGTCAAAGCCTCATCTATTAAGAGATATTCTATGCTGGACTCTATCAAGTTTTCTAGGTCTGTTGGAATATTAAGCCTATAGTCACTAATCCTCTTTAATCTATCAATTGCGGAGAGAACCTTATCTATAGCATTGTCGCCGTGAAATGGCATGCTTGCATGAGCTGTTTTTCCAGTAGCCTTTAAGCGTAGGCGCACATAACCTTTACAACCAACATCTATATATGGATCTAAAGATGGGTTCTTGCTTAAAGAATCACCTATTAGACATGCATCTCCACGTATCAGGTTCTCCTCAATAAGCCAACGTGTCCCATCTGGTGAGCCAACTTCTTCATCGCATGTAAACCAGAAGTCAATAGTAGTTCTGTCTCTCTCCCCAACTTCATTTAAAATTTTTGCTGCAATCATGGCGGCTGCGCATGAGCCTTTCATGTCGCTTGTGCCTCTACCATAAACCCGTCCATCCTCAATTATGCCGCCGAATGGATCATGGATCCACCTTTCCCGCATACCAGCTGGAACAACGTCTAAGTGTCCCAGCCAAATTATAGTTTTACCAGATTCTCCTGGAACCCTAACGTGTATATTCACTTTCCCTTTTTCCTTGGCATAAAACGAAACTTTCATGCCGCATGACTCAAAATATGATCTAATATATTCAGCGCATTCAAGAGTATTGCTTGGAGGCGAAATTGTCTGGAACTTCACAAGTGATGATGTAAGCGAAATTAATTCCGACTTTAACTCTTCAACTCTCTTCAGAACCTTACTTATTACAGGCGATGATATCATGCTCAATTACCCTCTAAGTTACTATTTCACTTAACAATCCATTTTCAGCAGCATACTTGATCTCAAGCATCGGTAAATCCATAGGGGTCTCTATTCTATCAATACCATACCTCTTAATTATCTTCTGATACTTCAGGGTTAGCCTGCGCATCTCTGGTGAGGTAGGTCCAACACATGGGCTTCCAGGAACCCTAGGACTTACATCAAATACATAAAATGCTAGTCTCTTCTGTTCCGGATCATCACTATCATAGGCGACGGCGCCTTGTAGGGCAAATAAGCCAATCATACCTGGTGGATACTCTTCCTCACAGACCCTCCTAAATTTTTCAGCAGCGGCGTAAACTAGGGGCTTCTGCGATTCCCTCATTGTCAGACCATAATGCCCTATCTCCTCATTTTTGATGGGGACATCTAGCATGAGCTGATCTCTTGCTGGCAGACTCAATATGCCATGTAAATTCGTTTGCTTCCTATCATCGAAGCCAAGGAAATCAAAGTCTCCGAAGAAGTTTTTTAGAGCCCATCCCTGAAAATTCGCATTAAATTTTTGTCCCAAAACATACTCCTCTATGCGAGCTTTTCTTAATCCATCCTCATCAATAACTTCTTTCCTTATTAGCTCCTCAGCTTTCCTATAATATTCTTCAGGTGAGGATGCGTAGAAGAATGCCCTCTCCAATGGCTTCTTCTTTTGCTGAACTTTGACTATGACAAGCCTATCAATATCCTCGGGTCTATCAAATTTTTTAGGGATCTTTATGCCAGCCTTCTCCAGAAGCCAATATTGATTTCTCGGGGCGTTTCTTTCTTCAGCTCTCAAGAGGAAACGGTTTCCATAAATTGGAACCCTAAATTTTCCCTCAATATTATCGTATCCAATATAAACCGAGAATGAGCGGTTAGGAATAAAAATCGTATTTAATTTCAGCATTTCCTCCTGGACATCTTCTCTAATGATATCGGAGAATCTATCCAATAGGATTATGTGATCGAAAAGATGCCTATTATAGTTCGCGTATAAGTCTTCCCGCCCCCTCTGGCAGACGGCTAGTGTTGGAAAGCCGAAAGCCTTAGCTGATACACCAACCTCCTCAGCTGAATGTGAGCCTAAAACACCAATAGTTATGTTTTCGTGGTCATATTCTGAGACTATCTTTTGAATTTCACCCCTAGTAAGGGTCAAGCATTTTCACCCTCAAATAATATACATCCTACCCTAATATTTCCTTTAACCTGCCCTGCTCTATTGCCTCCCTTATCTCTAGGGCTATCCTGCGCCCACTGCTCATTGGTTTACCATGCTTAATATATGCGTATGGTGAAGTCTCCATGAAAACATTTGTTCCTGCAACAATGCGAGCCGATATCTCAAAAACATAGAATTTCAGGTCCGGCGTTACAACTGTTTCAAGACAGAATGGTCCATATATTCCTGGACTGCATAATTCTCTTGAAGCTTTAACAACGTTTTCCCCCATCCTGAAAACTTCCGGCAAGAGGGATTCTCGAAGCATGAGCGGAAAATTTCCAACAATCGTATATGTTACTTTCAGGTCACGTTGTATATTAGAGGGTAGTCTCCCAATACCATCCACATTAGATTCATATCGTCTGTCAAAACCCATGAGTTCGAGTTCGTTGCGCATAACAGAGTAGAAATAATGTACGTAAACTGGTATTCCAACAATATATTCCTGAATAATGTAGTCCTTCGCTGACCCTATCTTCCGATTAAACTCACGTTCATTCCTAGCGAGGAAGTATCCTTGACCGCCTTTTGCTCCTTGAAACTTGACTATGACAAGCCTATCTATTTCTGAGGGATCTGTGAAAACCTTAGGTAAATTTAACCCAGCTCTCTCAAGCCATATCCTCTGCTTATCTCTATCACTCTCCCAAAAAAGAATCTTCCTATTGCCATAATACATAATCCTCATGTTCTCAATTATTTTTAAGTCTACATACGCTATTAACGACGCATGGGGGATGAGTATGGCATTCCTCTCTATGAGATCATCTTCTACAATATGAAAATCGCTATATGAGGGTATTTCAATTATCTCATCTGCAATCCCAAAATGCTTATAAATGAAGGCATGGTCACGCTTACATATAGCAATGGTCCTAAATCCCTCATCTTTAGCACCTTTTAGTATTTGAAGCGCTGAATGGCTTCCAAGGGTTGCTATTGAATAATTCATCCATAACTCACCATACTAATACTCCCAACTAACCTTATACAATAACCAAATAAATGTTATGTTGAAGACAAAATATTAATGGATCAGATCTAGAAAATTGCTTAGGAAATGTATCGTTATAAGAAAGCTTTCCTATTATTTTCTTAGAGAAGATTATTGGAAACATTGAAATTGATAAGAAGTGCACGCTTACTATATCCAGCGCTAGGAAAGA of Candidatus Bathyarchaeia archaeon contains these proteins:
- a CDS encoding M20 family metallopeptidase, whose amino-acid sequence is MISSPVISKVLKRVEELKSELISLTSSLVKFQTISPPSNTLECAEYIRSYFESCGMKVSFYAKEKGKVNIHVRVPGESGKTIIWLGHLDVVPAGMRERWIHDPFGGIIEDGRVYGRGTSDMKGSCAAAMIAAKILNEVGERDRTTIDFWFTCDEEVGSPDGTRWLIEENLIRGDACLIGDSLSKNPSLDPYIDVGCKGYVRLRLKATGKTAHASMPFHGDNAIDKVLSAIDRLKRISDYRLNIPTDLENLIESSIEYLLIDEALTSEQREAVKRSFHYPIVSLTMISGGIKINVIPDYAEASFDIRVTPGISLEEVIEKICKLNEEFKAKGIEAEIINLESGYYEQWDSDFALSLRKAIEISTDFKPKPKILLGATDAVPVKRALGIPCLGFGAGIEKLAHAPNEYVTIDGLLSAAKVYAVLPFLF
- a CDS encoding DUF1297 domain-containing protein; translation: MTLTRGEIQKIVSEYDHENITIGVLGSHSAEEVGVSAKAFGFPTLAVCQRGREDLYANYNRHLFDHIILLDRFSDIIREDVQEEMLKLNTIFIPNRSFSVYIGYDNIEGKFRVPIYGNRFLLRAEERNAPRNQYWLLEKAGIKIPKKFDRPEDIDRLVIVKVQQKKKPLERAFFYASSPEEYYRKAEELIRKEVIDEDGLRKARIEEYVLGQKFNANFQGWALKNFFGDFDFLGFDDRKQTNLHGILSLPARDQLMLDVPIKNEEIGHYGLTMRESQKPLVYAAAEKFRRVCEEEYPPGMIGLFALQGAVAYDSDDPEQKRLAFYVFDVSPRVPGSPCVGPTSPEMRRLTLKYQKIIKRYGIDRIETPMDLPMLEIKYAAENGLLSEIVT
- a CDS encoding formate--phosphoribosylaminoimidazolecarboxamide ligase, which produces MNYSIATLGSHSALQILKGAKDEGFRTIAICKRDHAFIYKHFGIADEIIEIPSYSDFHIVEDDLIERNAILIPHASLIAYVDLKIIENMRIMYYGNRKILFWESDRDKQRIWLERAGLNLPKVFTDPSEIDRLVIVKFQGAKGGQGYFLARNEREFNRKIGSAKDYIIQEYIVGIPVYVHYFYSVMRNELELMGFDRRYESNVDGIGRLPSNIQRDLKVTYTIVGNFPLMLRESLLPEVFRMGENVVKASRELCSPGIYGPFCLETVVTPDLKFYVFEISARIVAGTNVFMETSPYAYIKHGKPMSSGRRIALEIREAIEQGRLKEILG